In Streptomyces sclerotialus, the DNA window GCAGGAGATGCCGCGGCTGCCGGCGGAGGTGCGGGCGAAGAGGGTGTAGAAGTCGGCCTTGCCGCCGTGGGTGATCCACGCCTTGCTGCCGGTGATCCGGTAGCCGGCCGCCTCGCGTACCGCCTTGCAGGTCAGCGCCGCGGCGTCGGAGCCGGCCTGCGGCTCGGAGAGGCTGTAGCCGCCGACCATGCCCCCGCCGAGTATGCCGGGCGCCCAGCGCTGCCGCTGCTCCTCGGTGCCGTACGTCATCAGGGCGTACGCCGACATGGTGTGCACGCTGGTGGCCACGGCGACGGCCGCCCAGCGGGCCGCCAGCTCCTCGATGACCTGGAGGTACACCTCGTACGGCTGGCCTCCGCCGTCGTACTCCTCGGGGTAGGGCAGGCCGAGCAGTCCGGCCTCGCCCAGGGTTCTGAAGAGGCCTTCGGGGTACAGCTCTTCGCGTTCGTGCTTGTCGACGCGGGGGGCGAGCTCCTTGTCGGCGATCTCGCGGGTGAGGGCGAGCAGGTCCTCGGCCTCCTGGGTCGGCAGCAGCCGGTCGATGGTCATCGTGCCTCCGTGGTGGTGCTGAGCGTGCTGGTGGTGCTGCTGCCGAGGCCCGCGAGCGCGGTGCGGGCCTGCGCGCGGAACTCCGCGACGCGGGCGAGCTTGATGTCCTCGTAGCCGCGGATCAGGTCGGGGAGTTCGGCGACGGCACGGACGGCGTCGGCGTTCTCGGGAGTCAGGTGGGCGAGCGCGCCGCGCACCAGCCGGCGGTACTCGCCGATCAGGGCGCGCTCGACGCGGCGGACCTCGGCGTATCCGAAGGGGTCCAGGGAGGTGCCGCGCAGTACGCGGCCGGCGCGCAGCGCCCGGAAGGCGGCCGGCGCGGTGCGGCGCAGCCGGATCTTGCGCTTCATGCCGAGGGCGCGCAGGACGGGCGGGTGCAGGAGGACGGAGACGGCCGCGCCGTCGCCGAACTCGTCGCGGAGCTTCGCCTGTTCGGTGGCGTCGAGGTGGAGCCGGGCCACCTCGTACTCGTCCTTGTACGCCATGAGCTTGTGCAGGCCGCGTGCGTAGGCGAGGGCGATGGCGGTACCCGCTTCCGCGCCGCCGCGCTCGTCGGCGAGGGCCGCCACCCGGGCGACGTCGTCGGCGTAGCGGCGCGCGTACCGCTCGTTCTGGTAGCCGATGAGGTCGGCGGCGCGGGTGGCGACGGCGGTCCGCAGTTCCTCGTCGGCCGGCTGTCCGGCGGCGATGGTCCTGGCCGCCGGGGTGACCTGGACGGCGGGGCGTTCGGGGGCGGCCAGCGCGGCCGTGACGGCGGCGCGGTCGAGGACGGCGGCGCGGCCCCATCGGAAGGCGGCGAGGTTCTTCTGCACGGCGGCGCCGTTGAGGCGGATGGCGTTTTCGACGGCCTCGGCGCTGACCGGGAGGCAGCCGTGCTGGTAGGCGGCGCCGATGAGCACCATGTTGGCCGGCATGTGGTCGGCGAAGAGTGCTTCGGAGAGGCCCTGTGCGTCGAGGTAGAGGTTGTCCGCGCGGCGGGTGACCGACTCGATGCGTTCGAGGGCGTCGGCGGGCGAGCCGGGCAGGACGACGCGGCCGGTGACCATGGCGGCGGTCGGTACGACGGCGGTGTTGACGACGGCGACGGTGTGCCCGGCGCGGGCGACGGCCATGTTGGTGTCGGAGGCGGCGCCGAGCAGGTCGAAGCCGATCAGGACGTCGGCGGTGCCGCGGGAGGCGCGCAGCGCGCCGGTCACCGGGGACTTGGCGATCCGCAGGTCGCTGAGGACGGGGCCGCCCTTCTGCGCGAGGCCGGTCTGCTCCAGCCCGGCGGCGTACAGGCCGTCGAGCCGGGCCGCCATCTGGAGGATCTGCGAGACGGTGACGACGCCGGTGCCGCCGACGCCGGGCATCCGCAGGAGCGTGCCGTCGGGGGTGGTCCGGCGTTCCGGTTCGCGCAGTGCGACCGGCAGTTCGGGGATCTTCCGCTGCTCCTTGCGGCCCGGTTCGACGAGCAGGAAGGACGGGCAGTCACCCTTGAGGCAGCTGAGGTCGGTGTTGCAGGAGGCCTGGTGGATACGGGTCTTGCGGCCGAACTCCGTCTCGACGGGCTGGACGGAGAGACAAGTCGACTTGTCGCCGCAGTCCCCGCACCCTTCGCAGACCCGCTCGTTGATCGCGACCTTCTCGACCGGGGTGGGCAGCTGGCCGCGCTTGCGCAGCCGGCGCTCCTCGGCGGCGCAGCGGTCGTCGTGGAGCAGGACCGTGACGCCTTCGGTGGCGGCCAGTTCGCGTTCGGCGTCGGCGAGTTCGTCGCGGTGCCGTACGGTCGCGATCGGGTCCAGCCGCACCCCGCGGTAACTGCCCGGGTCGGCGGTGGTGACGACGACCTTGCGTACGCCTTCGAGGGCCAGCAGCCGGATGACGGCGGGGATGCCGAGGCGGCCTTCGGCACGCTGGCCGCCGGTCATGGCGACGGCGTCGTTGTAGAGCAGCTTGTACGTCATCGTGACGCCGGCGGCGACCGCGGCGCGTACGGCGAGCGAGCCGGAGTGGTGGAACGTGCCGTCGCCGAGGTTCTGCACGAAGTGCGGGTCGTCGGTGAAGGGCGCGATGCCGATCCACTGCGCGCCCTCGCCGCCCATCTGGGTCAGCCCGACCTGGGTGCCGCGCCCGGCACCGTCCAGCGCGATCATCGCGTGGCAGCCGATGCCCACGCCGACCAGCGTGCCGTCGGCGGTGCGGGTGGAGGTGTTGTGCGGGCAGCCGGAGCAGAAGTACGGGGTGCGGGCCGCAACGGTGGGCAGGTCGATGCGGGCGGGCCGGGCCGGGGCCAGCGCTTCGAGGTGGGCGGTGACCCGCGCGGGCAGCCGGTCGGTGCCGATACGGCGGGCCAGCGCCCGGGCGACGTCCTCGGCGCCCAGCGTGGAGCGGGCGGTGAGCAGCGGGCGGCCGGTCTCGTCGCGGCGGCCGACGACGACGGGCGTCTCGGCGGTCCGGTACAGCGCTTCTTTCAGCGCGCCTTCGAGGAAGGGCACCTTGTCCTCGACCACGAGGACCTGTTCCAGGTCGCCGGTCATGGCCACCAGGTCCTCGTCCGCGACGGGGAAGGGCATGCCGATGCGGATCAGGCGCAGGCCCAGCTCCGCCATCTCCGTCTCGCCCAGGCCCAGGTCGTCCAGGGCGCGCTGGACGACGGCGTAGGAGGTGCCGGAGGCGAGGACGCCGAGGGTGGCGCGGCGGGCGGTGAAGGTCACCTTGTTCAGCCCGGCCGTGCGGGCGTACGCGCGGGCGAGGCCGAGGCGGCGGGTGAGCATGTCGTGCTCCGCGTCCAGCGCGGCGGGGCCGACCAGGGCAGGGGACGCGGGGCGCGCGGTGCGGTCCGGCTCCGGGATGCCCTGGCGCAGTGCGTCGAAGTCCAGGGTCGCGGAGGCGTCGGCGATATCGGCGACGATCTTCAGGCCCGTCCAGAGTCCGGTGGCGCGGGACAGCGCGACGGCGTGCAGCCCGAACTCAATGATCTCCGCGACGGAGCCGGGCGCCAGGACGGGCATCGCCAGGCTCTGGCACATCCGCTCGCAGGAGCTGGGCACGGTGGAGGACTTGCAGCCGGGGTCGTCGCCGATCCAGGCGACGGCTCCGCCGAGGGGTGCGGTGCCGGCGAGGTTGCCGTGCCGGATGGCGTCGGCGGCACGGTCCAGGCCGGGGTTCTTGCCGTACCAGTAGCCGGTCACGCCCGCGTGCCGGCGGCCCGGTACCTGGCCGAGCATCTGGGTGCCGGCCACCGCCGTGGCGGCCAGCTCCTCGTTGACGCCCGCCTTGAAGACCACGCCGGCCTCGTCCAGGAAGCGGGCCGCGCGGCCCATCTCCAGGTCGACCCCGCCCAGCGGCGACCCCTGGTAACCGCTCACGAAGGCCCGGGTGTCGAGCCCGCGTGCCTCGTCCAGCCGGCGCTGCTCCAGCGTCAGCCGGACCAGGGCCTGGACGCCCGAGATCAGCGCGCGGCCGTCGGTGGCCGTGTACTTGTCGTCGAGCGACACCGCGGCGGGTGGGGTGCTCACGCAAGCCTCCTCGACATCGTTGTGAAGGATCTTGGGATGGGGGTGGTGACGGACGGCACACAGCACAGCAACGGGAAGCGGAACGCACAAGCATCGGCAGAGAAATCCCCGGCAAGGCGCAAAGTATTTACGTCCAGGGCGAGTCGACGTACATTCCTTTGCATGCCTGAGGTCGACGACATCGATCACCGCCTGCTCCGCCTGCTGCGTGAGGACGGCCGCCGTACGTTCTCCGAGATGTCCGCCGAGGTGGGCCTGTCGGTGGCCGCGGTCAAGCGGCGCGTGGACCGGCTGAAGGACATCGGGGTGATCACCGGCTTCGCCGCGCAGATCGACCAGTCCAAGTTGGGCTG includes these proteins:
- a CDS encoding indolepyruvate ferredoxin oxidoreductase family protein; translation: MSTPPAAVSLDDKYTATDGRALISGVQALVRLTLEQRRLDEARGLDTRAFVSGYQGSPLGGVDLEMGRAARFLDEAGVVFKAGVNEELAATAVAGTQMLGQVPGRRHAGVTGYWYGKNPGLDRAADAIRHGNLAGTAPLGGAVAWIGDDPGCKSSTVPSSCERMCQSLAMPVLAPGSVAEIIEFGLHAVALSRATGLWTGLKIVADIADASATLDFDALRQGIPEPDRTARPASPALVGPAALDAEHDMLTRRLGLARAYARTAGLNKVTFTARRATLGVLASGTSYAVVQRALDDLGLGETEMAELGLRLIRIGMPFPVADEDLVAMTGDLEQVLVVEDKVPFLEGALKEALYRTAETPVVVGRRDETGRPLLTARSTLGAEDVARALARRIGTDRLPARVTAHLEALAPARPARIDLPTVAARTPYFCSGCPHNTSTRTADGTLVGVGIGCHAMIALDGAGRGTQVGLTQMGGEGAQWIGIAPFTDDPHFVQNLGDGTFHHSGSLAVRAAVAAGVTMTYKLLYNDAVAMTGGQRAEGRLGIPAVIRLLALEGVRKVVVTTADPGSYRGVRLDPIATVRHRDELADAERELAATEGVTVLLHDDRCAAEERRLRKRGQLPTPVEKVAINERVCEGCGDCGDKSTCLSVQPVETEFGRKTRIHQASCNTDLSCLKGDCPSFLLVEPGRKEQRKIPELPVALREPERRTTPDGTLLRMPGVGGTGVVTVSQILQMAARLDGLYAAGLEQTGLAQKGGPVLSDLRIAKSPVTGALRASRGTADVLIGFDLLGAASDTNMAVARAGHTVAVVNTAVVPTAAMVTGRVVLPGSPADALERIESVTRRADNLYLDAQGLSEALFADHMPANMVLIGAAYQHGCLPVSAEAVENAIRLNGAAVQKNLAAFRWGRAAVLDRAAVTAALAAPERPAVQVTPAARTIAAGQPADEELRTAVATRAADLIGYQNERYARRYADDVARVAALADERGGAEAGTAIALAYARGLHKLMAYKDEYEVARLHLDATEQAKLRDEFGDGAAVSVLLHPPVLRALGMKRKIRLRRTAPAAFRALRAGRVLRGTSLDPFGYAEVRRVERALIGEYRRLVRGALAHLTPENADAVRAVAELPDLIRGYEDIKLARVAEFRAQARTALAGLGSSTTSTLSTTTEAR